One Setaria viridis chromosome 5, Setaria_viridis_v4.0, whole genome shotgun sequence genomic region harbors:
- the LOC117857749 gene encoding delta(7)-sterol-C5(6)-desaturase isoform X1 has protein sequence MAAAHSGDYLGRFVAETGWYNEVVLSAVAPGNWWRGLPHPVQSWMRNCVGGYLLYFISGFLWCFVIYYWKRNAYIPKDSVPTNEAMRKQIIVASKAMPFYCALPTVSEYMIESGWTRCFFNISEVGVPMYFINLALYLIFVEFGIYWMHRELHDIKPLYKYLHATHHIYNKENTLSPFAGLAFHPVDGILQAIPHVFALFIFPTHFRTHIALLFVEAVWTANIHDCIHGKIWPVMGAGYHTIHHTTYRHNYGHYTIWMDWMFGTLREPVDILKNK, from the exons aTGGCGGCGGCGCATAGCGGCGACTACCTCGGGCGCTTCGTCGCGGAGACGGGGTGGTACAACGAGGTCGTCCTCAGCGCGGTGGCGCCCGGCAACTGGTGGCGCGGCCTGCCGCACCCGGTTCAGTCGTGGATGCGCAACTGCGTCGGCGGCTACCTCCTCTACTTCATCTCCGGCTTCCTCTGGTGCTTCGTCATCTACTACTGGAAGCGCAACGCCTACATCCCCAAAG ATTCCGTCCCTACAAATGAAGCTATGAGGAAGCAAATAATTGTCGCGTCAAAGGCTATGCCTTTCTATTGTGCTCTTCCAACTGTATCTGAGTACATGATTGAGAGTGGATGGACACGGTGTTTCTTTAATATCAGCGAAGTTGGTGTGCCCATGTACTTCATTAATTTGGCTTTATATCTCATCTTTGTGGAGTTTGGAATTTACTGGATGCACAGAGAGTTGCATGACATAAAGCCATTATACAAATATCTACATGCAACCCACCATATTTACAACAAGGAAAATACTCTGTCTCCATTTGCTG GGCTGGCATTTCATCCAGTGGATGGGATTTTGCAAGCAATACCACATGTGTTTGCCCTCTTCATTTTCCCAACACACTTTAGGACGCACATCGCCCTCTTATTCGTGGAGGCTGTGTGGACAGCAAACATCCACGACTGCATTCATGGCAAGATATGGCCAGTCATGGGTGCTGGCTACCACACCATTCACCACACAACTTACCGCCACAACTATGGCCACTACACTATCTGGATGGACTGGATGTTtggcacgctgcgcgaaccAGTAGATATCCTCAAGAACAAGTGA
- the LOC117857749 gene encoding delta(7)-sterol-C5(6)-desaturase isoform X2 produces MASSSSPHGGTAVPAHHRPQIHLKHASAALQLPTTHPNESTAPHLVRRPPAMAAAHSGDYLGRFVAETGWYNEVVLSAVAPGNWWRGLPHPVQSWMRNCVGGYLLYFISGFLWCFVIYYWKRNAYIPKDSVPTNEAMRKQIIVASKAMPFYCALPTVSEYMIESGWTRCFFNISEVGVPMYFINLALYLIFVEFGIYWMHRELHDIKPLYKYLHATHHIYNKENTLSPFAGVTVN; encoded by the exons ATggcatcctcttcctctccacatGGCGGCACGGCGGTACCTGCACACCACAGACCACAGATCCATTTAAAACACGCTTCCGCCGCTTTACAGCTCCCCACGACCCACCCCAACGAATCCACCGCCCCACACCTagtgcggcggccgccggctaTGGCGGCGGCGCATAGCGGCGACTACCTCGGGCGCTTCGTCGCGGAGACGGGGTGGTACAACGAGGTCGTCCTCAGCGCGGTGGCGCCCGGCAACTGGTGGCGCGGCCTGCCGCACCCGGTTCAGTCGTGGATGCGCAACTGCGTCGGCGGCTACCTCCTCTACTTCATCTCCGGCTTCCTCTGGTGCTTCGTCATCTACTACTGGAAGCGCAACGCCTACATCCCCAAAG ATTCCGTCCCTACAAATGAAGCTATGAGGAAGCAAATAATTGTCGCGTCAAAGGCTATGCCTTTCTATTGTGCTCTTCCAACTGTATCTGAGTACATGATTGAGAGTGGATGGACACGGTGTTTCTTTAATATCAGCGAAGTTGGTGTGCCCATGTACTTCATTAATTTGGCTTTATATCTCATCTTTGTGGAGTTTGGAATTTACTGGATGCACAGAGAGTTGCATGACATAAAGCCATTATACAAATATCTACATGCAACCCACCATATTTACAACAAGGAAAATACTCTGTCTCCATTTGCTG GAGTGACAGTAAATTAA